The Bdellovibrio bacteriovorus W nucleotide sequence TCTTCAATTAACAAAGGAGTTGTTATGGATCCACAAGATAACATTCAAAGACCTGAGTCTACAGAACCTAGAAAAAGATATCGTTCCAACGAAGGAATGAGTGTTGAGTATAGAGGCGGACAAACAACAAAAACTTACCTGCCTGTACAAAAGAATTATTCACAAGAGACATGCGTTGTCGTCGGAGCACTCATGGTCGTTCTTGGCTTAGTCGGCTTTGTTGTTCAAGACTTATTCGGTGCCCACTTCACCTACGCCCACAATATTATTCATATCGTCGCGGGGGGATTGGCAATGTGGTTCGGCTTCGACAGCGTCGCAAATTCCCGTCGATATGCGTACATTGCGGGAGCTATCTTTGGAGTTCTGGGAGTCCTAGGCTTTATTCTAGGTACAGTGGGAATTCCCTCAGTTCCCTCCTTAGCGGAAGATACCTACCTCTGGAGACTCATCCCTGGAACTTTAGAATTTGGTGTCTCTGACCACATTCTTCATTGTATTTACGGAGTGGCTTTCTTAATTGGTGCTTCTCTGACATTTAAAAACTACAAAAAAGTCTAAACCTTCATTTTCTAGCAGGTGAACCTTGTGTCACCTGCTAGAGCCTGCATAAAATAGGTTATGAAAAATTTCTTCCAAGACGGCCCTCGCCTATCTAATACATTCGAGTCGGATCCCCTTTTAAAGAATTTCATACAATCTTTTATTCCAAAAGAAATTCAAAAAAGTGTGACTGATCATTTACAACACTTAGGAGCATTGGCTTCTCAAGATATGCTCAAGTGGGCGCACGATGCCGAATCCCACCCGCCCATTCATCGTCCCTATGATCCTTGGGGCCGACGAATCGACGAGATTGATACTTCTGCTGGTTGGAAGTCTCTTGAAAGACTTGCGGCTCAAGAAGGCATTGTTGCTACGGCCTACGATCGCTCCCACGGAGCGTTCTCAAGGGTTTACCAGATGGCCCTGCTTTACCTTTACTCTCCAAGCTCTGCAATCTTTTCCTGTCCTTTAGCAATGACCGATGGAGCCGCGCGAGCAATTGAACTCTACGGCTCCGATGCGTTGAAAGCGAGAGCCTTGCCTCACCTCCTCTCAAGAGATCCTCAAAAGTTTTGGACAGCAGGTCAGTGGATGACAGAACGCACAGGGGGCTCTGACGTCAGCGGCACTTCTACTGTCGCCCAAAAGTTCAGTGGAGATTCTCTCTTTGCAGCAGACCATGCTCTCACTGGTACAAAATGGTTCACTTCTGCCACTACATCACAAATGGCTCTGACTTTGGCGCGCCCGGAAGGGGCTCTCGAGGGTTCCAAAGGACTTGCTCTATATTATCTGGAACTCCGCAATTCACATGATCAGCTTAACAACATTGAAATTCATCGTCTTAAAGACAAATTAGGAACTCGCGCTCTTCCAACAGCGGAGCTCAGTCTTCAGCAAACCCCTGCACTGCAACTTGGCGATGCCGGAGAGGGCGTTCGCCGTATCGCCAGCGTCTTAAATATTACACGAATTTATAACTCCATCTGCGCCCTTGGTCATATGCGCCGCTGTTTGGATCTCATTCAAGACTATTCTCGTCGGAGAAAAGCATTCGGCAAGCTTCTTAAAGATCATCCACTCCATGCGCAAACTCTTGAGAATTTAGAGACGACATTTCAGAACAGCTTCTACTTCTCTATGTTCGTAGCTCATCTTCTGGGAAGCGAAGAGGTTGGAGAAATCTCATCGTCTCAACGAGTTCTACTCAGAGTTCTCACGCCTATTTTAAAGTTATATACCGCTAAAAAATGTATCCACATTGCCAGTGAAGTGGTGGAAATGTTTGGCGGTGCTGGATATATTGAGGATACAGGTATTCCACGTCTTTTGAGAGACGCTCAAGTCTTCGCGATTTGGGAAGGAACGACGAATGTATTGTCTCTTGATATGCTAAGAGCTTTTGAAAAAGAGCAAGCGTTGCCAGTTTTAAGTGAAATCTTCGCAAAATCTCCAGCCCAAGCAAACCCTCAATTCATAAAGGCACTAGAAGAGCTGAATTTCGTTGTAGCGGCTTCTAAGTCACCACTTGATCTTGAAGTAAATGCTCGCAGATTGGCTTTTTTGGTTGGCGATCTAATCTCAATTCACGCACAAACTATCTTAAAATAAAAAGAGGCGTCTGTTTAAGACGCCTCTTTGTGACATTTCTACTCAGATGACTGATATCTTTAGAAAGACACCGGAGTCATGAGAGGAAGTTTACCCATGTCATGATTTGTTAAAATCATACCACGAACTTTTGAATGTCTTGTTGCTGGATGGAATGGAGCACCTTTGTACTTAGGTTGAGTTAAGATAGGTTTCCATCTTCCTTTAGAGTCAATAACCCACTCACGGAAGTACATTGAAAGTTTCGTACCTTCAATGAGGTAGTCGATTCCAACGCCTTCACCTGCAAGGCTCATTGCAAGTCTGAACGTAAATACGTTTTCAGCCATGCCTTCACCAAACTCTCCATAAGCTGTAGCAAATGCTTTTGAATCAGCTTTCATGTAACGATGCATATTGCGTAATGCACTATACATTTTTGCTGCCGCTTTTTCAGTCTTATTTGTGATAAAGCTTGGGCATGCAGTTGATTCATCAGATACACAATAGCTCAATGGATCGCTGTAAGTGCTGAAGTAACTTTGCAGTTGAGAAGTTGCGCGGCGTACAAAGTCTTTTTCAGACATTGATTGAGCAGCCTTCATCAATCTTAAAGTATTCGCCTCACTGAAGTTCACGTTAAACTCGATACCTGTGTAGCCAAGATCGCTGTTTGATGGAATATTAACCATCAGAGTATCCAAACCTGTTTTCTTAACAAGTTCTGCGATACCTTTTTGCAGCTTAGATGAACTACTCTTCTCGTGTTTGAACGTATAACTGTAAGTTCCAAAGATTCCATCCATCTTAGCTTTAGATTCCCAGTTCTCAACAGTGTACTTTGCTCCGTAGAACATGAAGTCTTTTTCTTTATGTTTGAACCAGAATCTTGAGTCTTCAGACGTTGAATAAATTCCGTAATGAACTTTCGCAGTGTTTTTATCTAAGTGTAAGTCAGAAGTCGTGAATGAATTTACGCGACCTTTGCTGTACTTCTTATCCCAGATAATTGGAAGTGCCAACGAACGGCTAGCCACTTTACCTGAAGAAACACTTGTGAATGTTTCAACTTTAAGAACTGGTGGTCTCTCGACCATATTACGTGGACGAGACTTCACTAAATTCTCAGAAGCTAAAACGTTCCCGCGGATTAAGTCCTCATATGCCTTGCGTCCAACCTCAGTTGAAATATCGTAAACAAATGAGAATCCATCATCCGAATATCTAAATTCATTAAGTGCAAGGTTCAAGATTGATACATTCGTAAACATCGCAAAGTTGCTCAACTTACCCTTAGTCATTTTCACATAGACTTTATCTGAGCTTACTTTCTCTACATATGTTTCCCATGTACCAGTTGCTAAACGAGCAACACCAGCACCAATTGGTCCAAGACCTGCGCCTGCAGAGAAGATGACTCCCCCATTACCCATATAAGTAATGCTATCGCCATTGTCCCACTTAGTAAGGTCTGAAGCATACTGAGGCACACTCCAGCGTCCACCCATTGCAAGTGCTTTATCGTAAGTACTTACAAAGCGAACTGACTCAGTATCTCTACCAACTGTTGGTAGAACTCCAACATGCCCCCAGAAGTGAGGTAGCACACCTGTCGCATTGTCGAACCAGAATTTAACTTGAGCACCTAGGCCCACTTGTAAGTTTCCATAAACTGTTTTCTGGAAACCACTACGATAATCCCCGTACTTCAGTGTATCTGAAGAAGCTAGTGGCTTAGTGCCATACTCAGTCAGATTGTAGCTGTACTTAGGAAGATTATTAAAGTGCGGCGTTAAGTTTACGATATAGTTACCGTAATCAAAACTTAGCAAGAATAACGGCTTAAGTTTTGCGCGAAGAACATTCTTGTCTTCCTCTTGGAAACCATTTGTTCCATTCGTACCGTTTGTCGCATTGGTTCCATTAGTGCCGCTTGTACCGTTTGTACCACTTGTTCCGTTAGTACCTTCAGTTCCATTCGTACCATTTGTTCCACTTGTTCCGTCATTACCGTTAGTTCCACTGGTTCCATGAGTACCACTTGTACCGTGTGTACCCTTAGTGCCGTGAGTACCATGGGTACCGTTTGAACCATGAGTTCCCTCATTGCCACGTGTACCGTGAGTACCATTCGAACCATGAGTTCCCTCATTGCCGCGTGTACCGTGAGTACCGTTTGAACCATGAGTTCCGTTGTTACCACGCGTACCGTGTGTACCGTTGGTACCATGTGTACCCTGAACACCATTGGTACCGTGTGTACCATGGGTTCCAGCAACACCTTGAGTTCCTGCTACACCTTGAGTCCCTGCGACTCCATGCGTACCGGTTACACCCTGTGTGCCCGCTACTCCATGAGTTCCAGCAACACCATGAGTCCCGGTAACACCCGTTATACCCTGTGTGCCTGCTACGCCATGAGTTCCAGCTACGCCGTGAGTTCCTGTCACACCCGTAATACCTTGGCTGCCAGCGATACCTTGGTTACCTGCAACTCCGTTATTGCCATTGTTGCCGTTGTTACCTACTACACCTT carries:
- a CDS encoding acyl-CoA dehydrogenase domain-containing protein (COG1960 Acyl-CoA dehydrogenases), producing the protein MKNFFQDGPRLSNTFESDPLLKNFIQSFIPKEIQKSVTDHLQHLGALASQDMLKWAHDAESHPPIHRPYDPWGRRIDEIDTSAGWKSLERLAAQEGIVATAYDRSHGAFSRVYQMALLYLYSPSSAIFSCPLAMTDGAARAIELYGSDALKARALPHLLSRDPQKFWTAGQWMTERTGGSDVSGTSTVAQKFSGDSLFAADHALTGTKWFTSATTSQMALTLARPEGALEGSKGLALYYLELRNSHDQLNNIEIHRLKDKLGTRALPTAELSLQQTPALQLGDAGEGVRRIASVLNITRIYNSICALGHMRRCLDLIQDYSRRRKAFGKLLKDHPLHAQTLENLETTFQNSFYFSMFVAHLLGSEEVGEISSSQRVLLRVLTPILKLYTAKKCIHIASEVVEMFGGAGYIEDTGIPRLLRDAQVFAIWEGTTNVLSLDMLRAFEKEQALPVLSEIFAKSPAQANPQFIKALEELNFVVAASKSPLDLEVNARRLAFLVGDLISIHAQTILK